From Spongiibacter tropicus DSM 19543, a single genomic window includes:
- the hemH gene encoding ferrochelatase, producing MKSALVFINLGTPDSPSTRDVRRFLKEFLSDRRVVEVPWLIWQLILRLIILPFRSPRVSKAYRQIWFGDTSPLKHFSSSLVEGVREKVTQSYPDADIDVRLAMTYCAPSLDSQIKALCDAGVENILFVPLYPQYSATTTAAALDAIARSFSNIRNIPQWSWVRNYHHHPDYIAALGESVRAHWQQHGRAEKLLMSFHGIPKRNIELGDPYEQHCEETAGAVAKYLGLSDEQWLLTYQSRLGKAEWLTPYTDKTVESLPGQGCKSLDVMCPAFAVECLETLEEIDGEAKEIFTHHGGEAFNYIPCLNDSDAHQQFMLELCRPFLDSVTGKGVH from the coding sequence ATGAAGTCTGCGCTGGTTTTCATCAATCTCGGTACGCCCGACAGCCCATCGACCCGCGATGTACGGCGCTTTCTCAAGGAGTTTCTCTCTGACCGCCGGGTTGTTGAGGTGCCATGGCTTATTTGGCAGCTTATCCTCCGCCTGATTATCCTGCCCTTTCGCTCGCCGCGTGTATCGAAGGCTTACCGACAAATCTGGTTTGGCGATACCTCCCCGCTCAAGCATTTTTCTTCAAGCCTGGTTGAAGGGGTGCGAGAAAAAGTTACTCAGAGTTACCCGGATGCGGATATCGACGTGCGCTTGGCGATGACGTATTGCGCGCCGAGTCTAGATAGCCAAATCAAAGCTCTTTGCGATGCCGGTGTGGAAAATATTTTGTTTGTGCCGTTGTATCCGCAGTATTCCGCAACCACAACCGCCGCTGCATTGGATGCCATTGCCCGCAGTTTTAGCAACATCCGTAATATTCCTCAGTGGTCCTGGGTCAGAAACTACCACCATCACCCAGATTACATTGCGGCCTTAGGAGAGAGTGTCAGAGCGCATTGGCAGCAGCATGGGCGTGCCGAGAAGCTGCTGATGTCATTTCATGGGATCCCAAAGCGGAATATTGAATTGGGTGACCCGTATGAGCAGCATTGCGAGGAAACTGCTGGCGCCGTCGCGAAATATCTTGGCTTAAGCGATGAACAATGGCTGCTGACTTATCAGTCCAGGCTGGGTAAGGCAGAGTGGTTGACGCCCTACACGGACAAAACGGTAGAGTCGTTGCCGGGGCAGGGTTGCAAGAGCCTCGACGTCATGTGCCCGGCGTTCGCAGTGGAATGCCTGGAAACATTGGAAGAGATTGATGGCGAAGCCAAGGAAATTTTTACGCATCATGGCGGTGAAGCGTTCAACTACATTCCTTGCTTGAATGATTCTGATGCCCACCAGCAGTTTATGCTGGAGCTGTGTCGCCCTTTCCTGGATAGCGTCACAGGCAAAGGCGTCCACTAA